Below is a window of Quercus robur chromosome 6, dhQueRobu3.1, whole genome shotgun sequence DNA.
GAGCCCATGTGTGAGTTGACATGTTAATTTAGgaatattatgaaattattgtaacaTTTTATTGTGTCCATTGCattagtaatttatttattttatctattggCTACTATTTGGAACCTAATTAATACTCTTGTAGGTTTAAAAATATTCTTACTTATTAAAGTTTGGGGCCATGTGATTAATCTACTAAGGTTAATAAGCTTATTCTACAAATATATAGGTCTACAATTGGCTTGGGTCACTTGAGCCATAATATATCTAACCCtctttatcaattaaataaattagtaaGGGTGACCTTTTCTTGTTCCACACAAATTGGATAGTTTttattaagctttttttttttttttttgctaaaaggaTAGTTTTTATTAAGCTAAATTTATAGAATTACGCTACTTTCATTTGGTTAACTATGCTAGTAGTGATAGGTTTTAATTACCTAAATCAGTAACAGGCTAATCGTGTAACAAGGAGGCTTCATCACAGTTTAATTTGGATATTCGGGAACTTGGAGAGAATTGCTTTTAAATTGAGTAATGATAGGACCACTTAAATTAGCCCAAAGTTGTGCCAATTTCGATGGTCCTGTCATTACTcttctaaattttctttctaGCCGGTGGGGTTATGTCCTACGAAACTTttatttcaaagttcaaagttcAGACCCTTTCcccacaaaataataatagtttttatttttttaaatcttatgtCAAAGACTGTCAGCAAATTGGATAtgagtccgtttggatacaacttatttttgttgaaactgaaaattgaaaatactgtaacaaaataatttttaaatgtgtgaatagtgctgtgagacccacttttaatatttttttctaaataaagtggttgtggCCCATAAACAGTGCGTGAATAGTGTTGCTACAATGCATGAATAGTGTTACTACAGTGTATGAATAGTGATAATTGTCCCCCAAAGcaaaatgtgtgaaaaaaaaaaagaagaagcagaaaaCGCAAAATACAAATGCAAGAATAATTCATATCCAAACATTCACCATGTGCATATAAATTGAACACGTAATAGAAAATTTAGGAAAATCGTGGCCaccatgtgtgtgtatatatatatatatatattcctgatttttaccaaaaaaaaaatatatatatatatatatatatatatattcctgaTAAAGAACTAATAAATGTCCAAcctttttgaatttgttttagaaaatgttttatttatttattttattttattttattttaagataagAAGTTAAGAGTTTTAGATAATGTTTGAAATGAAGAGAAATATGAAGAAAGTAGAGGAGaagtaattaaaatatatattaaaatccAGTACATTCCTACCACGTTTTTCTCATCTCCTCTCCTCTATTCAAACAGAGGGTTAGAAATGGCTATCATAGAAGCAAcaggagaggaaaaaaaaaaaaaaaaaaagataaaaaaaaaacaaaagaaataatatgTCTACGGTGTAATTAGTCAATGGAGACCACCTGTCACTAATGTAATGATGCATCGTAGTCATTGGGGTCTACCTTGTAGGGACTCTTGTTAATAATTCATATGGCAAGTTGGTGCTATAAAGAAAACAAGGAAAATTATCATGGGTTCGGCTTCTATTTAATAGTAAGTGGTCATTAGACCTAGGGATGGAGCCAGAACTTTGAGTTAAGGGGGCGGTTTTATTGTTGGTTATGTACAGCGGTTTCAATTTTTGACTCTACTACTACTTAATTactgagattttttattttttatttttatttttgtcaataagaataaaattatttttatttagaattttttaaatgacggggttgtttattttaaacttggttaattgagtttaattttttttaaagttttactattggtaatttttgttgtttagctatttttttgggGCTTGTATactttgttttagattttagatctataaatttttttatagtcactaaaatgaggaaaatactaGCGTTAcagactttttattattataaattattgatgtaaTAAGTGGTtactagtaagtaaaaaaatgatgtgagtgATAGGTTCATGTGCGAACCAATACGAATTTGCTACcaaaacagtttgtaaaaatattgtaaaaaattttgtgagtataacattactcttaaaagaattagTGATAttatttaagagaaaaaatgttattttatagaacaaaattactaaaattagtacacacatacacatacacacacatatatatatatatatatatatatttttttttttaaaaaaaaaaatttagggggggCAATCCAAAGCTAGCTACGTCCCTGATTAAGCCTGTTAAGATATGGACACATATCCAATTTTAAACATGTGTCCACAATTCAACGTATTTAGCAATAGTGGCCACTAAACAAAAGCCGGATCCAATtatcacaaacaaaaaaaaattgctttgcAAGTGGGAGACCATACACGTGTTCATCCAAAAAAGTAGGAAAGCATGTGATTCACGCCTCAACCATGTATGCGATGAAATTGAACTTTTTATGTtcgtttaccaaaaaaaaaaaaaaaaaaaaaaaactttttatgttCTATGTATGCTAAGCACAATAAACCGTTATGTGATGAATGCAAAAACGTTCATTTCTTACTCACGTGGAATGCTTGAATCTGAACCTCCTTTTTATTTGTCAGAGCAATCAAGGCAActtatgtaaaaaaatttatttttagtataaaaatttacttttattttttattttacctaactacttttcaaaaatattcacATCATATTATCTATtctaaactctatttttttaaaatgttaaattttcttaattttaattttaatttttttttcttcatacacaacaattattatcaattttcttctttcatctTTCATCTTTCATCTTTAAGatacataaagaaagaataaaaattaaatgcaaagtGAATAGTTTCAGTATAAATTTACATGGTTAAGTTAATGTAACTATGAATGAATTTTATATGATTACACATACATAGATGTGGAAGGTTTTGGGGGTTAATTGGACaaaatgtgtaactttttttattttacaaaaaaaaaaaaaattttgaggtaaATGCtcttaaaggggaaaaaaagaaagttcagCCATGGTTTTTTATCCCCAACTTCATGTTATAGCACGTGATTATATTTGAGAGTTACAAATTTGGGCAACAAAAAGAAATATCTCAATGACATGAAATAGCTACCATagaaataaagaacaaaacaaaaaacaaaaaatcctacTCATCATGTCGTAGCATTTCTTCGCATCCTTGTCCACTCAGCTAACTCTCAACCACTGAATTGAATTAATGCTTTTCAATTATAGAGAATTAGTAAAAGCAAACTTGGTTCCCCTCTCTCTTTTCAACTCTCACCTCTTCCCCTAATAGAAATCCATCCATTCTAAaagtcttctctttttttcttcaaatcaaaaGCTCCTTTGTTTGAAATGGAAGTAGTAAGTTTTTCCATTGGTGTCATAGGTGAGAAACCATCTTGTTCTGTTTCTGTATAATGTTAGTTAggtctttattttattttacatgcAAGTAAAGATAAAACTCATGTGGGCTACTCCTGAATTTTGCAGGCAACGCCATCTCAGTGCTAATGTTTCTTTCTCCTGTGTAAGCTGATAAAACTTCTAAGCCATATTTgtattcattctctctctctctctctctctctctctcttacattAAGCATTAAGAGTGCTTACTGTAATTTAGTATTAACCTTTGAATGGTGAATTCAGCGGAACATTTTGGCGAATAATAAAGCATGGCTCCACAGAGGAATTTGAGAGCCTTCCTTACATTTGCACGTTGTTAAACTCAGCCCTATGGACTTACTACGGAATTATAAAGCCTGGGGCATTACTAGTTGCCACTATTAATGGTTTTGGCATACTTGTTGAGGCTATCTTTGttactttatttcttatatatgcTCCGGCAAAGTCAAGGGTacgtaataatatattttacgTTACTATTGATATATGACCATAGTTGTGAATGTTATAAAATGTGCAAAATTTCAGGCTAAAACTGCCATTCTTTTTGGGATCTTGGATGTGGGCTTTTTATCAGCAGCTGTTCTAGTTACTCAGTTGGCATTGCAAAGAGAAACGCGTATTGATGCGATAGGGTTCTTGTGTGCAGGGCTAAACATTATAATGTATGGATCGCCTCTCGCCGCCATGGTAAGAATGGAAAGCTTGATCATCTATATCTGTTTTGGCTTCATAGGCAAATGTTTCATTTCATTAATCAATGTTTAGACCAAAAAACTGGATTTATTTGATGACTGATATAGGTCAACTAATTAAGCCTAATCGGAATTTTCCTGCTGAACATGATATATATTCTGTTtactatatctttttatttatttttactgagatgattaattaattagtgtTGATCAGATGAGTGGACTGAACAATTTAACACAAACGAACATCTTCTGCTaagattttgaatatttttcttttgatttgctcttttttatttcaattaatgTGAAAATGGTCCATGTTAAGTAGGACACTTTGGTCGAAAGGGACATGGTGGGATTGTCACACGCTGTGAAAGGTGACCCGCCATGACTAATTATTGGGTCTGAGTGTGAATGCAGGGCCCAAGATTGTTTGAGGTCTAAGGCAAGAATTTTATTGAGGCATTTTTACCTCtaaatatcacttaaataatatttatttatttttatttaatttcaattcCATTCTTAATTCTTACTTATTAATAtgattaatttacccaaagtgaGCTAATGATAATTACTATATAGATTTTACAAATTGGCATGttaccaataaaagaaaagttattcaaacattcattttattatataatttaagtatCACCACCATATTCCTGTtacatcaatttgtaatttttttttcctaaaatttatattagctttagcatttttcatacGCTTAATGGTGACTGcgttgtatttttatttttattattattttttttatttttgtggagAAAATGCTAaacttatatattaatatattagttaAGACAAACctctacacacacatatacacaaattaatttactaagagAATTTATCatcttctaaattttaatgAGTATATAAAAGTCATGTAACTTCACAAAAGTTACACCTTATATGGATCATTGATTACTATTAAATCTAAGGGTCAAAAAACACTTATAGTAATGTCATTATTGCTCCCTAGAAATTAGTGATTTAGATATTAACTCTTAGAATATGCTAgtgatacaaactattttataaatttttttacaaatagcTGATATGatgagtgattattagtaaatgaaaaaaatgatactAATAGTGtgcctagatgaaaaccaataagagattggccacatcaacatattgtaaaaatgttgtaaaattgtttgtAACTGTAGCATTGCTCTTAACTCTTATTATTTTCTTCCATACTCTTATTATCTTCTTCCTCCATATTTCTTTTTGCACTATACTTTTAGGCCTCCACCATTCATAAAATACTCAAGGTTAAATTGTTAATACAAgctatctttattttgttttaataaacaaaataaagatagcTTTCTCTAAATtcattaataaacaaaataaagatagcTTTCTCTAAAATAATTGTGAATTTAGCCATATTAATTCAATGAATAAATCAGTGCCCCTAATCGTATACATAGAAACCGTGAAAAAGGATTTTTAGCCAGTTGCTCTTTGGTTTTATTGTAACTTCTACTCTTGTGGTTGATATATATCTGGGCTTCAAATTAACTTTGACATCTTCATTCTTCACttggcaaaaaaattaaactaaaatggAAATTTAAAGTATTTTTCAATTGAGAAATTTATCATTAGAATCTCTCTTTCCGACAATCAACTACGtgcttatattattttaaaaaatctttttaggtttttaagtattaatttaataacttaaataaagagtttaaaattttgataatat
It encodes the following:
- the LOC126689029 gene encoding bidirectional sugar transporter SWEET17 isoform X2 — translated: MEVVSFSIGVIGNAISVLMFLSPVGTFWRIIKHGSTEEFESLPYICTLLNSALWTYYGIIKPGALLVATINGFGILVEAIFVTLFLIYAPAKSRAKTAILFGILDVGFLSAAVLVTQLALQRETRIDAIGFLCAGLNIIMYGSPLAAMRTVVTNKSVEYMPFFLSFFLFLNGGTWTIYALLVRDYFLLVPNGSGFLLGTAQLVLYAIYRKPRRSENDSERLQEEWQHECLVSSSHDQSH
- the LOC126689029 gene encoding bidirectional sugar transporter SWEET17 isoform X1, with translation MEVVSFSIGVIGNAISVLMFLSPVGTFWRIIKHGSTEEFESLPYICTLLNSALWTYYGIIKPGALLVATINGFGILVEAIFVTLFLIYAPAKSRAKTAILFGILDVGFLSAAVLVTQLALQRETRIDAIGFLCAGLNIIMYGSPLAAMRTVVTNKSVEYMPFFLSFFLFLNGGTWTIYALLVRDYFLLERSTQRLSSLILDLYKNINKKRLVPNGSGFLLGTAQLVLYAIYRKPRRSENDSERLQEEWQHECLVSSSHDQSH